Proteins co-encoded in one Salvia splendens isolate huo1 chromosome 4, SspV2, whole genome shotgun sequence genomic window:
- the LOC121799626 gene encoding two-component response regulator ARR14-like, producing MSSVDDDPSIAVSAIENGAFLYIKRPTNPEMLRYLWQHVARETMHMRVVRECERLMSASYNTPPCGAGFGDVENPNNNSFAMENGKRKMNDYYNEKYVENEYNCDNSRMSQGKVMRKMCTQWTKELHKKFIDAINQLGDGSIFPKEILEKMNVPGLTRMQVASHLQKCRNENWRSPEERKSTPRANPKSSGGEGSSHKLRRFGSMPRLKKEISEDRDYDHGPRSEMESKPLPKYYYLRLNHQKLYENGAEVVWKWG from the exons ATGTCGTCGGTCGATGACGACCCGAGCATTGCCGTGAGTGCGATTGAGAACGGTGCGTTTCTCTACATCAAGAGGCCAACGAACCCCGAGATGCTAAGATACCTATGGCAGCACGTAGCGAGGGAGACCATGCATATGCGTGTGGTGAGAGAGTGCGAAAGGCTGATGTCGGCCAGCTACAATACGCCTCCATGTGGCGCCGGGTTTGGGGATGTGGAAAACCCTAATAACAACTCGTTCGCGATGGAAAATGGGAAGCGTAAAATGAACGATTACTATAACGAAAAATATGTTGAAAACGAATACAACTGCGATAATAGTAGGATGAGCCAAGGAAAGGTCATGAGAAAGATGTGTACCCAGTGGACTAAAGAGCTACACAAGAAATTTATAGATGCTATAAACCAATTAGGGGATGGAA GTATCTTTCCAAAGGAGATATTGGAGAAGATGAATGTGCCTGGACTAACAAGAATGCAAGTGGCAAGTCATCTTCAG AAATGTCGTAATGAGAACTGGCGATCGCCCGAAGAGCGAAAGTCAACCCCAAGGGCCAATCCCAAGTCGTCCGGTGGCGAAGGGTCAAGCCACAAGCTGAGGCGGTTCGGGTCCATGCCCCGATTGAAGAAGGAAATATCAGAAGACCGAGACTATGATCATGGACCGAGAAGTGAAATGGAGTCCAAG CCCTTACCAAAGTATTATTATTTGAGACTAAACCATCAGAAGTTGTATGAAAATGGGGCTGAAGTTGTATGGAAATGGGGCTGA
- the LOC121801498 gene encoding 2-hydroxy-6-oxononadienedioate/2-hydroxy-6-oxononatrienedioate hydrolase-like, whose protein sequence is MERLRLFLHHILSFHIILASTISHYLFSPFSKIRRFPIITPISEWFLSVYFKFACNLIQCTVDLDDQTTMHFLAPAHRRFNKPNLVMIHGYGGNSKWQFVYQVASLAESFNVYIPDLLFFGKSYSNRTNRTEAFQAECVAAGLRRLGVERCSIYAISYGGFVCYRMAEMHPELVEKAVIVSSGVGCTQSQKGEQMKNVGIDVLDLLLPRTPVGMKRLVELSVYKFNPLRLAPDFVLEEFIDTMCNTNRKEKQELVEHLLANSEKCKVQPLSQEILLVWGDKDKIFPLNFAYELQRNLGPKASLEILRDAGHAVNFDSPDSLNDLIKGFILE, encoded by the exons ATGGAGCGTCTGCGCCTCTTCCTCCACCACATCCTCTCCTTCCACATAATCCTCGCATCCACCATCTCCCACTACCTCTTCTCTCCCTTCTCCAAAATCCGCCGCTTCCCGATCATCACTCCAATCTCCGAGTGGTTCCTCTCCGTCTACTTCAAATTCGCATGCAACCTGATCCAATGCACAGTCGATTTGGACGACCAGACCACCATGCATTTCCTCGCCCCCGCCCACCGCCGATTCAACAAGCCGAATCTGGTGATGATCCACGGCTACGGCGGCAACTCCAAGTGGCAATTCGTCTACCAG GTTGCCTCGCTAGCGGAATCCTTCAACGTCTACATACCAGACCTCCTGTTCTTTGGGAAATCCTACTCGAACCGCACGAACCGCACCGAGGCATTTCAGGCGGAGTGCGTGGCGGCGGGACTGAGGAGATTGGGCGTTGAGAGGTGCTCGATATATGCAATCAGCTACGGCGGATTCGTGTGCTACCGGATGGCTGAGATGCACCCGGAGCTGGTGGAGAAGGCAGTGATTGTGAGCAGTGGGGTCGGGTGCACACAGAGCCAGAAAGGGGAACAGATGAAGAACGTGGGGATTGATGTATTggatcttcttcttccccggACGCCGGTCGGGATGAAGCGGCTGGTGGAGCTCTCTGTCTATAAGTTCAATCCGCTGCGGTTGGCCCCGGATTTCGTGCTCGAGGAGTTTATTGAT ACAATGTGCAACACTAACAGGAAGGAGAAACAAGAGCTGGTAGAACATCTCTTGGCCAATAGCGAAAAATGCAAGGTCCAACCACTCAGTCAG GAAATATTGCTTGTTTGGGGCGACAAGGATAAGATCTTCCCTTTAAACTTTGCCTATGAGCTGCAGAG AAACTTGGGCCCGAAAGCTAGTCTGGAAATCCTCCGAGATGCAGGGCATGCAGTAAACTTCGACTCTCCGGATTCCTTGAATGATCTGATAAAAGGATTCATCTTAGAGTGA
- the LOC121798084 gene encoding E3 ubiquitin-protein ligase SPL2-like → MSMHDRATAAVLAQMMMAADGALFGFGVAYVAYRSIRKYAGTASALRKIRDAPEVQPSDLRSILTEGDDSTSSDPDGGESSSSNGGGRLVIVRGSVEVKSAAEKANWKALMGSNLVASKASGEKGVILQRTQTCIYNEWKGVFGWTADLRNMISGSLKEHETSSTRMVPFILVEGTKWPHSDYVVVNMEGSNHPLPLTTVYQHLQPISATPLTFLQAICGLEYPVGMLYEEKILPLGKDITAVGICSLNNVAFEIKASKDLPCFLSALTKDQLVVDLSFKTKVLMWSGLVFGTIAIGILGYSVVRNWTKYKQWRSQRRTQQQNNSTITGTESLNDEVLDEEAEEIPDGVLCVICLMRRRHSAFVPCGHLVCCQRCALSVEREISPKCPLCRQTIRSSVRIYDS, encoded by the exons ATGTCGATGCACGACCGCGCGACGGCAGCGGTCCTGGCGCAGATGATGATGGCGGCGGACGGCGCCTTGTTCGGCTTCGGCGTCGCCTACGTGGCGTATCGCAGCATCCGCAAATACGCGGGCACTGCATCCGCCCTACGGAAAATCCGCGACGCGCCGGAGGTTCAGCCGTCCGATCTCCGCTCGATTCTCACCGAAGGCGATGATTCTACTAGCTCGGATCCTGACGGCGGAGAGTCATCCAGCTCGAATGGGGGCGGGAGATTGGTCATCGTTAGGGGTAGTGTGGAGGTGAAATCGGCCGCGGAGAAGGCGAATTGGAAGGCCTTGATGGGGAGCAATTTAGTCGCTTCGAAGGCTTCTGGTGAAAAAGGGGTGATTTTGCAGAGAACTCAAACT TGTATATACAATGAGTGGAAGGGGGTTTTTGGATGGACTGCTGACCTGCGCAATATGATTTCTGGATCCTTGAAAGAGCATGAGACATCTTCTACGAGGATG GTACCTTTCATTCTTGTTGAAGGCACGAAATGGCCGCACTCTGATTATGTTGTTGTCAACATGGAAGGATCAAATCACCCGCTACCTCTAACAACAGTTTATCAGCACTTGCAGCCTATTAGTGCTACTCCTTTAACTTTCCTGCAGGCAATTTGTGGTCTTGAATATCCT GTTGGAATGCTCTATGAGGAAAAAATTCTTCCTCTTGGGAAGGATATAACTGCTGTTGGAATCTGCAGTCTAAACAACGTGGCTTTTGAGATAAAAGCCTCCAAGGATCTTCCTTGTTTCCT GTCTGCTTTGACTAAAGATCAACTCGTGGTAGATCTTTCCTTCAAGACAAAAGTGTTAATGTGGAGTGGACTTGTTTTTGGAACCATTGCTATAGGTATCCTGGGCTATTCTGTTGTAAG GAACTGGACCAAGTATAAACAGTGGAGAAGCCAGCGGCGAACTCAGCAGCAAAATAACTCTACTATCACTGGCACTGAATCTTTAAACGATGAAGTCTTGGATGAAGAAGCTGAAGAAATTCCCGATGGAGTGCTCTGTGTCATTTGCCTCATGAGAAGACGGCACTCTGCCTTTGTCCCCTGCGGACATTTGGTCTGCTGTCAGCGTTGTGCGCTCTCTGTCGAGCGTGAGATATCTCCAAAATGTCCCCTATGCAGACAGACAATCCGGAGCTCAGTGAGAATTTACGACTCCTGA
- the LOC121798083 gene encoding protein NODULATION SIGNALING PATHWAY 1-like: MTIDGSETGPPPDHVVGWIEDSISYFPTIFDDPYEGGDFSGDSWWDQSQSLEQLINSSFNTPVVAAVASTAPTPADSVVSDRSMSIDLSKKRKLTPDCSSPKKARKSASRRGHEAGAEVAAEPRKLPVNKKGGKSGGNGGGNNGNNKEGRWAEQLLNPCAAAITGRNPSRVQHFLYVLHDLASLNGDANHRLAHHGLQAITHHLAGGAGAGSFSSSSGNTFASSHPRFFSNSLIKFNDINPWFRIPNNVANTSILQILGEQHQPTNLHILDIGVSHGLQWPTLLEELTRRAGGPPPLVRLTVVPPPPTDDESRNATPFAHAPHNYDFASKLLTFAKDMNVNLQINKMDSSHLQNLNSQAINSTRDETLIICAQFRLHNLSHSAPDGRTEFLRVLRSLQPKGVILSENNTDCSCNTCGDFTTAFSRRVDYLWRFLDSTSVAYKGRESDERRMIEAEAAKVLVNVGEMNERKEKWCERMKNAGFKGEVLGEETVDGARALLRKYDSNWEIRADEKDGCVGLWWKGQPVSFCSLWKMDVRVEECLT, translated from the coding sequence ATGACGATCGACGGATCGGAGACTGGCCCGCCTCCCGACCACGTTGTCGGATGGATCGAGGATTCGATCTCGTACTTTCCGACGATCTTTGACGATCCCTATGAGGGCGGAGACTTCAGCGGCGACTCATGGTGGGATCAAAGCCAGAGTCTTGAACAGCTGATCAATAGTAGCTTCAACACTCCGGTGGTGGCGGCCGTGGCTAGCACTGCCCCGACTCCAGCAGACTCGGTAGTTTCCGACCGGTCGATGTCCATAGATTTGAGCAAGAAGAGGAAGTTGACGCCCGACTGCTCGAGCCCGAAGAAGGCCCGGAAGAGCGCGAGCCGTCGAGGGCACGAGGCCGGCGCGGAGGTGGCTGCCGAGCCGAGAAAACTGCCGGTGAACAAGAAAGGAGGCAAGTCAGGAGGGAACGGCGGCGGCAACAACGGCAACAACAAGGAAGGGAGGTGGGCGGAGCAGCTGCTCAACCCGTGCGCCGCTGCCATCACCGGCCGGAATCCGTCCCGCGTGCAGCACTTTCTGTACGTGCTGCATGACCTTGCATCCCTCAACGGCGACGCCAACCACCGGCTGGCGCACCACGGCCTTCAGGCGATCACGCACCACCTCGCCGGCGGTGCTGGCGCAGGCAGCTTCTCGTCGTCGTCTGGAAACACTTTCGCATCTAGCCATCCCAGATTCTTTAGCAACTCCCTGATAAAATTCAACGACATCAACCCATGGTTTCGAATCCCAAACAATGTTGCAAACACCTCAATACTTCAAATTCTTGGCGAGCAGCATCAACCAACCAATCTCCACATTCTTGACATTGGAGTTTCACATGGCCTCCAATGGCCTACTCTCCTCGAAGAACTGACTCGTCGCGCAGGCGGGCCACCCCCGTTAGTCCGCCTCACGGTGGTCCCTCCGCCCCCAACCGACGACGAGTCAAGAAACGCCACCCCCTTCGCTCATGCCCCTCACAACTACGATTTCGCCTCCAAACTCCTCACCTTCGCCAAGGACATGAATGTGAACCTGCAGATCAACAAAATGGACAGCTCCCACCTCCAAAATCTCAACTCACAAGCCATCAACTCCACCAGAGACGAAACACTAATCATCTGCGCACAGTTCCGGTTGCACAACCTCAGCCACAGCGCCCCTGACGGCAGAACAGAGTTTCTGAGAGTGCTAAGAAGCCTGCAGCCAAAGGGAGTAATATTGAGTGAAAACAACACAGACTGCAGCTGCAATACCTGTGGAGATTTCACAACAGCCTTCTCAAGGAGGGTGGATTACCTGTGGAGGTTCTTGGACTCGACCAGCGTAGCGTACAAAGGCCGCGAGAGCGACGAGAGGCGCATGATCGAAGCAGAAGCAGCCAAGGTGCTGGTGAATGTGGGGGAGATGAATGAGAGGAAAGAGAAATGGTGTGAGAGAATGAAAAATGCAGGATTTAAAGGAGAGGTGTTGGGAGAGGAGACCGTTGATGGAGCCAGAGCCTTGCTGAGGAAGTACGACAGCAACTGGGAGATTCGGGCCGATGAGAAAGACGGCTGCGTCGGGCTATGGTGGAAGGGGCAGCCGGTGTCGTTCTGCTCACTGTGGAAGATGGATGTGAGAGTGGAGGAGTGTTTGACATAG
- the LOC121799733 gene encoding uncharacterized protein LOC121799733, with product MSNRATESIVVTSAGVIRDLEQFSPVCGALDYTSLAFEHVLASLARLEARFDALERRQAIAQPPPRPDPKPPYLDWLRKRLDSGRNRPVWSTATTATSLPQLGVSEGTSTRGHQIVSQHGSSSWDRHVPLGFAEGPAQIGPHLTNLPGQQIWERQGLTGDTQRSRPRSAWDNPSHISDYRADRHTPGGDSEWDSPWGRRDGGGYFDQHRYVQPRSEKPRYEEMKRRVAATHSSLRPEPDSPSQPLPHPYSDNEDDSESETESESDAPAVRPLAAKPVEETPKSNRKTKSKPAADPVTPGKSTAASKRPAEDTASKDAKKPKKSPAAEPETAEKKSNMFQRLWSEEDEIVILEGMIECQNEFKVDPLANLVDEGRRSAVRCAFDPGGDVSQQFLGLLTLVVASWFPP from the coding sequence ATGTCGAATCGTGCGACGGAATCGATCGTTGTGACGTCCGCCGGAGTAATCCGCGATCTGGAGCAGTTTTCGCCGGTGTGTGGAGCGCTGGATTACACGTCGCTTGCGTTTGAGCACGTGTTGGCGTCGTTGGCGCGCTTGGAAGCTCGTTTCGATGCGTTGGAGAGGCGGCAAGCCATCGCTCAACCGCCGCCTAGACCCGATCCGAAGCCGCCATATCTTGATTGGTTGAGAAAGCGACTGGATTCGGGGCGGAATCGCCCAGTTTGGTCGACGGCAACGACGGCTACTTCACTGCCTCAATTAGGGGTGAGCGAGGGTACTTCGACGCGTGGCCACCAGATTGTTTCTCAGCATGGCTCGTCTTCGTGGGACAGACACGTGCCACTGGGGTTTGCCGAGGGCCCAGCGCAGATTGGACCGCATCTCACTAATCTGCCGGGTCAGCAAATTTGGGAAAGACAGGGGCTGACCGGCGATACTCAACGCAGCAGACCGAGGTCGGCGTGGGATAACCCCAGCCACATATCGGACTATCGTGCCGATCGACACACGCCGGGTGGAGACTCTGAGTGGGACAGCCCATGGGGCAGACGGGACGGCGGGGGTTATTTCGACCAGCACCGTTATGTTCAACCTCGTTCGGAGAAGCCACGTTATGAGGAGATGAAGCGCAGGGTCGCAGCAACGCACTCTTCTCTCCGGCCCGAACCTGATTCACCCTCGCAGCCGCTGCCTCACCCTTACTCCGACAACGAAGACGACTCCGAATCTGAAACGGAGTCTGAGTCCGACGCTCCGGCAGTCAGGCCACTCGCCGCGAAGCCAGTCGAAGAGACTCCGAAATCAAACAGGAAGACCAAATCCAAGCCCGCCGCGGATCCCGTCACTCCGGGAAAATCCACCGCCGCTTCGAAACGCCCCGCTGAGGACACGGCCAGTAAGGATGCAAAGAAGCCGAAGAAGAGCCCTGCCGCCGAGCCGGAGACGGCGGAGAAAAAGTCGAATATGTTCCAGAGGCTGTGGAGCGAGGAGGACGAGATCGTGATTTTGGAAGGGATGATAGAGTGTCAGAACGAGTTCAAGGTCGATCCGTTGGCGAATCTGGTTGATGAAGGGAGACGTTCAGCCGTTCGTTGTGCGTTTGATCCCGGTGGAGACGTCTCTCAACAATTTTTGGGGCTTTTAACTCTAGTCGTtgcttcgtggtttccaccttga